Within Rhinolophus ferrumequinum isolate MPI-CBG mRhiFer1 chromosome 14, mRhiFer1_v1.p, whole genome shotgun sequence, the genomic segment TGTTACACTGGActtttggttttttgtgtttAGGATACAGTACTTGGCCAAGACattattgtatgttttctttgacaACGTGTCCTTGATATCTTCCCAGTGAAAGCCCAGATTCAGCATTTCTTTTGTTACCCAGGGATCTGTGACATCACTGGGTGGCTCAATGTAAGGCTTCAGTTCTTCCTCGTGGCCCTTGTTTAGCGAAGCATCTGGCATGATGTCTTTCAGATTTCTCTCTTCTGGGGGTTGAGGATTAGTAGTTTTTTTTAGGAAGTTTTCCACTTCAGAAGATAAATAGGATGGCACCACGTATGTCCCTCTCAGTACCTTCCTTTGCAGGTCTCCCCAGTTCATTCCCTTGAAAGGGACAGTGTTCAGGAGCGTCCTGTACAGCAGTACTCCCAAGCTCCATAAGTCCGCAGCAGGACCATGATATTTTTGGCCCAGAAAGAGTTCCGGGGCTGCATACGTGGGACTGCCGCAAAAGGTGCTCAACTGACGGCCCGTGAAGGATGTGCCAAGTCCAAAGTCTTTCAGTTTAGTGTTCATCTGAGTGTCCTGCAGCACACTGTGTGCATTCAGGTGCCTGTGAGCAACGCCCTTGTCATGGCAGTATTGCACTGCTGATACCAGCTGCTGAAAGATGCTGCGGGCATTGTCCTCTGGCATGCAGCTGTAGGCACAAAGGTAGTCCACCAAGTCCCCTCCAGGCACGAGTTCTAAGACTAGGAAGAGGGATTTCGTAGTGCTGATCATATGGAATAGTTGGACGAAATTAGGGTGGTGCAAGTCCGCCATGCAGTGGACTTCTCGCAGGACAGGTCTGTGAACTTGGAAGGCGACCAGTTGATCCATGATTTTAATAGCCACCTTCGTCCCTGTTAATAGGTGCTGGCCCAGCACCACCTTGGAAAAGGTGCCCTTGCCAGTGGTTTGCAGGAGCTCGTAATGGCCACTGTAGGGCTCCTGGTCAACAGGGACATCTGAAAAGTCGTGGGACATGTGACCCACTAACTACGCTCACTGAGGATGCTAACTATGCTTACCGACTGTGCTAACAAACAGTAGCTATGCTAACTACACCGACTAAATATACTAACTGTACTAACAATATTACTACCTGtgctaataaacaataactatgcTAACTACACTGACTAAATATACTAACTGTACTAACAATATTACTACCTGTGCTAACAAACAATAACTATTGTAACTATGCTGACTAAATATACTAACTGTACTAACAATACtaactaaaaaatttaaagaaaaaaatgaatataaatgagaaaacaaaaaaattaaaataaaagaatgagggaaaaaaagaataacgggaaaagagagcaaagaaaaataagaaaaaggaaactaataaaaaaggaaacaatgagaaaacaaaaaattgagaaaattaaaataaaaggatgggggaaaataaaagaaaaatgagaaaagagagcaaagaaaaataaggaaaaggaaaataataaaaaagaaaaaatgagaaaacaaaaaattgagaaaattaaaataaaagaatgaggaaaaacaataaaagaaaaatgggaaaagagagcaaagaaaaatttaaaaaaataaaagaaaaaagaaaaaaatgagacaaagaaaacgagtgaaggaaacaaataaaatggggggtgggggaaaggagaaaacaagcgAAAAGGTCCAAGTCCAAGGGGTCACCACAAATCAGCTTCTTGGGCTATAAGGGACAAAAGCTCAGCCTAGCCAGGGCCTTATATAGCAGTTTTGGTAATCACATCACACTGGTGCTTAATGAGCTCAGAGCCAGAAACTGACCAAATATGGCTAAGGATAAACTACAGGGGGGCgccccagtggctcaggtggtagtGCCAAGCTGCTAATGCCAAAGTTCCtcgtttgattcccacatgagccagtgaactgcgccctcaacagttaagactgtgaacaatggctctccctggagctgggtgaCAGTGAACAGCCGGAGGTCGGCGTGGGCttccgtgggctgccgtgggctgctgcgtgctgccatgggctgccctaggctgccatgagcggccgaccaacgactggagaccgactgcctcagccgggtgaagcacaaggctcataatactaCCATGGTCCTTGGAGCTGCGCCCTACatttagactgagaaacaatggcttaaaaacgaggggtggggagggagcaaaaaaaaattacagtggtTTTCTCAGTTTTTGGTTTCAGGACCCCTTTACTCTGACAAAAAGGGGGACCCCCAAAGAgccttttgtttatgtgggatattaaagactgatatttactttattagaatttaaagtctgtaggatgcttcaaaaaaaaatgtattagaattttttttccaggGGGTGGATAGTGTTGCGTTTTGAAAAGCCTCTAATATATGATATGTTTCCACTCCTTCTGCCAAGAAATGGTGCTGCCCTTTGAGAAGCACTACTTGGTGTataataaactaaattttatgtaaaatgtttatttaaaaggtATCGACAAGCAATTGTTCTTTAAAACCACCTTGTGCTTATTAATCACCATAGGTTAGCTGAGTAGTTCCCTTGGAAAACACTTGCAGATGTGTATTCATTTTGGGGTACCTTAAGTTTAtgggggggttttgtttgtttgttttataaataaatggtaaGAAAAGAATTGAAAGGCATAGCCAATTTTGATTTCTGTTTGGGTTAAAAAATAAGCCTCCATTGATATTTACCTATTATACTCATCAGTGGTCTAACAACACTGATCTTGTTACTATTATCATAATTAGTATTGCAATAAACTGTATTTGGAGTTTTTCTAATGTCGTATACTGAACATCCCCAACTGACAAGGACAAGTTCAAGCATTTCTCATCAAGTAATACATTGCCAAGTGTTGGCCCCACTATGCAACAAACATTACTGCATGCCTACTGTGTCAGAGTTCTTATGTCAGAGACACAAACTCTTACCACCTTTCAAATTTGCTCTcctgccctctgcttctcttcaGATTCCAGAAGATCAGATCAGGCTCCTCCGCATAGTGGCTTAGCTAGACCCCCTAAGGGTTGGCAGTAAGGAAGTAAGAGAGCAGGTAGCATGACTgaatgtaaaagaagaaaacattaatacaAAGTCTTAGTGAATCCTGATGTCACTCAACacatttttcatatgtatgtatccGCCTATCTATTTATCGGGTTACATTTAAGTGTTCCCAAGTAAAGAGaggactttttttcatttttctcccattttttaaactaagaatgttaaaaaataatgtttttatccATTGCAGTACTAAATGTGGAAAGACTATCTCCTTAAATGATGAACATTTGCAGATTTCCTCACGTCTGTCTGGTTCAAGGGTCAGTCCTATATTACTGTATAATGCTTTGTATACTGTAATGTCTGTAAGACTAACATTAAGGAAGGCATACGGCATCTCTGTAAATTACTttggtaccttttttttttaaatcgaagactatttcaaaataaatcataaaaaataagaaacaattatataaaatgtgttaCACGTGTCCAGCATGCAATACTGCAATACTGACAAGGTTGGCCATCAGAAATGGAAAACCAAAAGTACATTAACTCAGGCTAATATGGAGCGAATTATGTTTTAGTAACATATGaatgatgtattttttatttgtccattttttattaaaatcctCCCAAACTATACCAATGCACATAAATATacgtttgttttaattttaaaatcagtgacACATGCTTACAATTCATGATGAACATGCTGCTACTTTCTCCCATGCATTTTTATTCCACAAATCTAGAGAATTTTAAACAACCATTAAAGATAGTACAACCATATAATTTCCCTTTACATTTTTGaatgggaaaataagaaaatgaaattgctaGTGAGAGAAGATGAGTAGTCATTTGCAAAAATGTGATATTCTGCACAAATGTGATATTCTGTGATATTCTGAGGTAGTCTTGAAAATTAGAAGTGGTGTTAGCGGCCAAACAGCATAGATTCCCTTGGCACTTACTAGATCCCAAATGTGCCCTCAGGAAGGCCATTGTGTCACCTGAAAGAGATGCAACTCACCATAGAACACATTTTATTATGCAGTGTCCTATCTCTGGCTGCCTCTATACATTTTCCATAGGGTGCATATACAGAGCAGTGGTAAGGAACTGACAGATTTTGAATACAGTTGTAAATAAAGCTCAGTTTTTAATGGAAGTCATATATAGGaagagattaaaagtaaaaggcaCAGAAATGCAGTTTTGGGTTATAAACAACCCTGAGTACCTGCAAACATGTCCTCGGGTGTGTATCCAAAACACCGGTGCTGGGGCAGAGTGGCACAGAATTTTCCCAAGCAGTACATCCAGTCTAGAAAAAGTCTTGTTAAGATAATGTCTGACAGGCTTGTAGTTGATGCCCTTGTGTACCACTGACAGCCCTTTTCCTTATTCATTTCAGGCACACAGGTCCAGCTTCCTCCTGGCAGCACCTGTATGTCACACGCAGGTCAGGCTGTAGTTCTGGAGAATTACCACATCCCATGAGAAACTCTGGAACCCTAACTGATAGGAATTGGTAGACGAGTATAAATAACTCAGCTGCCTGGATCCTGGACAAGATGACTTAGAGATGCATATTCTGTACCGTTTCCAGAGGTCCCCAACTTCAGGGGCCCAGCTGGGTGATTCGTTTCATAATCCACCTTTTATTAGCCCTTCCTTTTCTTGGTTTCATGTCCATCCTCCTCTATTGTGGTTTCCAGAGGTCATCTCCCAAACAAAATGCTTACACTTGGATTCTTATCTCTGGGTCTGCTTCCATAAAAACCCAAACCAAGACACGGTTACTCTCACCTGGTGTTCCATTCTTGGCACCAGCATCTTGAATACATAATAAGCAGGATTCAACcccatttttgaaaagttttcagttacagttgacattcaaaattgtattagccatttcatttttaatacatgGAGACAACTTGGAGGCGTCTTTAAATCCAGATTTGATAAAGATTAGCAGATAATGACTTAACCCACAACATAGCGTCAGAACTACATACAATTCACGATCACAGTACATCACGCATCACAATAACTCCAGCATCGCAATACGCCACATACGCGTATTGGAGATTTCACACAGTGGGAGTGCTGATACGAATTTCCCATCTCACTAAGAATTAGGAACCATCTTAttctgtgtccccaaaaataagacctagctggacaatcagctctaatgcatcttttgaagcaaaaattaatataagacccggttttatataagacctggcctataagtaaaataagaaccATCTCAGCTACAGTTACATGTGAACCTTTGGAGACACACGTCCCAGcacattagaaatgaaaatgctgCCAAAAGAACAACGCTGTTGTGGTTCTTCTTCTGTAAATGTGTGCTATAAATGATTGTACATGGCAGAC encodes:
- the LOC117033594 gene encoding serine/threonine-protein kinase MARK2-like, coding for MSHDFSDVPVDQEPYSGHYELLQTTGKGTFSKVVLGQHLLTGTKVAIKIMDQLVAFQVHRPVLREVHCMADLHHPNFVQLFHMISTTKSLFLVLELVPGGDLVDYLCAYSCMPEDNARSIFQQLVSAVQYCHDKGVAHRHLNAHSVLQDTQMNTKLKDFGLGTSFTGRQLSTFCGSPTYAAPELFLGQKYHGPAADLWSLGVLLYRTLLNTVPFKGMNWGDLQRKVLRGTYVVPSYLSSEVENFLKKTTNPQPPEERNLKDIMPDASLNKGHEEELKPYIEPPSDVTDPWVTKEMLNLGFHWEDIKDTLSKKTYNNVLAKYCILNTKNQKSSVTPSR